A DNA window from Amycolatopsis sp. DSM 110486 contains the following coding sequences:
- a CDS encoding amidohydrolase family protein, protein MATTITQVRVFDGRHLTEHTAVRLTGDLIAAVGGPELLLADDEHVDGRGGTLLPGLIDAHVHLLPGAPRQALSFGVTTVLDMFSKHDTVQRAVAQGAGPDAAEVRSSGIGATAPGGHPSMMYAPFPYVTGPQDAEAFVAERLAEGAHHVKVFYDDGANGGPMPMPSLDVPTVSALVGAAHRAGLIVVAHATTAQTAIDLLPTGVDVLAHVPFDPLTEAHVRAISAAGVAVIATLSVAEGFPGDGDGMPLLAEPELTRRLGPAWSGVLERQAQRWLPPQLPDFTAPAVNVRLLHDAGVPVLAGTDAPNPGTVHGASVHRELQRLVAAGLTPAEALAAATAHTADVFGLADRGRIRPGLRADLVLVDGRPDQTITDTQRVAAVWKRGVRADLDTYVGSADEQAGLAALRAQTDKVVAAVRDMLPQFTPGARS, encoded by the coding sequence ATGGCAACGACGATCACCCAGGTCCGCGTTTTCGACGGACGGCACCTGACCGAGCACACCGCTGTGCGCCTCACCGGCGACCTGATCGCTGCGGTCGGCGGACCTGAGCTCCTCCTGGCCGACGACGAGCACGTGGACGGCCGTGGCGGCACTCTGCTGCCCGGCCTGATCGACGCACACGTCCACTTGCTGCCCGGCGCGCCTCGCCAGGCACTGTCCTTCGGAGTCACCACGGTGCTGGACATGTTCAGCAAACACGACACCGTGCAGCGAGCCGTCGCGCAGGGCGCCGGCCCGGACGCCGCCGAGGTGCGTTCCTCCGGCATCGGCGCGACCGCGCCGGGCGGGCACCCGAGCATGATGTACGCGCCCTTCCCGTACGTCACCGGACCGCAGGACGCCGAGGCGTTCGTGGCCGAGCGCCTCGCCGAAGGCGCCCACCACGTGAAGGTCTTCTACGACGACGGCGCGAACGGCGGCCCGATGCCCATGCCCTCGCTGGATGTGCCGACAGTATCCGCGCTGGTCGGCGCCGCGCACCGAGCCGGTCTGATCGTGGTGGCCCATGCGACGACAGCCCAGACGGCCATCGACCTGCTGCCCACCGGCGTGGATGTTTTGGCCCACGTACCTTTTGACCCGCTTACCGAGGCCCACGTCAGGGCCATCTCGGCGGCGGGTGTCGCGGTCATCGCCACGCTGTCGGTGGCCGAGGGGTTTCCCGGTGACGGCGACGGGATGCCGCTGCTGGCCGAGCCCGAGTTGACCCGGCGGCTGGGACCGGCGTGGTCCGGTGTCCTCGAGCGGCAGGCACAGCGGTGGTTGCCGCCGCAGCTGCCGGACTTCACGGCGCCGGCCGTCAACGTCCGCCTCCTGCACGACGCAGGAGTGCCAGTACTGGCCGGCACGGACGCCCCCAATCCGGGCACGGTCCACGGCGCCAGTGTGCACCGTGAACTTCAGCGCCTCGTCGCTGCCGGACTGACCCCTGCGGAGGCCCTCGCGGCCGCGACGGCGCACACCGCCGACGTGTTCGGCCTTGCCGACCGGGGCCGGATCCGCCCCGGACTACGCGCTGACCTGGTCTTGGTCGACGGGCGACCAGACCAGACCATCACCGACACACAGCGCGTGGCGGCCGTGTGGAAACGCGGCGTTCGCGCAGACCTGGACACCTACGTCGGGTCAGCCGACGAGCAAGCGGGTTTGGCCGCCCTGCGCGCGCAGACCGACAAGGTCGTCGCCGCGGTCCGCGACATGCTTCCGCAATTCACCCCTGGAGCTCGATCATGA
- a CDS encoding metallophosphoesterase family protein encodes MIDPARSYASTGAAGTGEVVPVNLELVTLTEDRAVVTWYTGEAGTNDGTGRMMPLPADGEVWYGTNPRRLNRVAGQGRGLTPYHHVELTDLEPGQTYYYQARSRGKLAAPMAFTLIAGNAVGTNDHGLGTPGGPFSFTTPQPPPGRYLFSVVLCNDLHMGETQAGLVGGDPSVIPIVQVPGEPPYPEVMLESLVRDVRSFDPTYLLAAGDISAEAAPSDLSRAGQLLDRFGRYREDYFVTRGNHDRAHAGDPYANCRVGRWQGNDCFQDRYFADDEVAFYSTDLSGLHVIGLDTYDKAGGGGDAGALAAEQYAWFMKDLAEHKDQPTLVFGHHPLVVQESSKPIKSSSSLDAAQAASILETYSKTPGVFLHHAGHTHRNHHTVSPTAPQVTLQEVAAAKEYPGGFSILRLHSEGFALNFHKSRSDLAREWSERSRQELAGTWAQFALGNNVVDRNIIKKVDLSGLRRPERAAAGTRG; translated from the coding sequence GTGATCGATCCCGCTCGAAGCTACGCGTCCACCGGCGCTGCCGGGACCGGTGAGGTCGTGCCGGTCAACCTGGAACTGGTGACGCTGACGGAGGACCGGGCCGTGGTGACCTGGTATACCGGCGAGGCCGGCACGAACGACGGCACGGGCAGGATGATGCCGCTGCCCGCCGACGGCGAGGTCTGGTACGGCACCAACCCCCGCCGGCTCAACCGCGTCGCCGGCCAGGGGCGCGGACTTACCCCCTACCACCACGTCGAACTGACCGACCTCGAGCCGGGTCAGACGTACTACTACCAGGCGCGCTCCCGCGGGAAGCTGGCCGCCCCCATGGCGTTCACGCTCATCGCCGGCAACGCCGTCGGCACCAACGACCACGGCCTCGGCACGCCAGGCGGCCCATTCTCGTTCACCACGCCGCAGCCGCCGCCGGGGCGCTACCTCTTCTCCGTGGTGCTGTGCAACGACCTGCACATGGGCGAGACGCAGGCGGGGCTCGTCGGCGGGGACCCGTCGGTCATCCCGATCGTCCAGGTCCCGGGCGAGCCGCCGTATCCCGAGGTCATGCTCGAATCCCTGGTGCGCGACGTCCGGAGCTTCGACCCGACCTACCTCCTGGCCGCGGGTGACATCTCCGCCGAGGCCGCACCCAGCGACCTCAGCCGAGCCGGTCAGTTGCTCGACCGGTTCGGACGGTACCGCGAGGACTACTTCGTCACCCGCGGCAACCACGACCGGGCGCACGCCGGTGACCCATACGCGAACTGCCGGGTCGGTCGCTGGCAGGGCAACGACTGCTTCCAGGACCGCTACTTCGCCGACGACGAGGTCGCCTTCTACTCGACCGATCTCTCCGGTCTGCACGTGATCGGACTCGACACCTACGACAAGGCCGGCGGCGGAGGCGACGCGGGTGCGCTGGCGGCAGAGCAGTACGCCTGGTTCATGAAGGACCTGGCCGAGCACAAGGACCAGCCGACCCTCGTTTTCGGTCACCACCCGCTCGTCGTCCAGGAGTCGTCGAAGCCGATCAAGTCGAGCAGCTCGCTGGACGCCGCCCAGGCCGCGTCGATCCTGGAGACCTACTCAAAGACCCCCGGCGTCTTCCTCCACCACGCGGGACACACTCACCGCAACCACCACACGGTCAGCCCGACCGCACCGCAGGTGACCCTGCAGGAGGTCGCCGCGGCCAAGGAATACCCGGGCGGCTTCTCGATCCTCCGGCTGCACAGCGAGGGTTTCGCGCTCAACTTCCACAAGTCGCGCAGCGACCTGGCCCGCGAGTGGAGCGAGCGCAGCCGCCAGGAGCTCGCAGGGACCTGGGCGCAGTTCGCCTTGGGGAACAACGTGGTGGACCGCAACATCATCAAGAAGGTCGATCTCTCCGGTCTCCGGCGACCCGAACGCGCCGCGGCCGGCACGCGGGGCTGA
- a CDS encoding RHS repeat domain-containing protein — translation MSTATGTGLAAYGYDTLGNRTTAQTMLATFTNSYNCRLLTQVIRTAGASPQNTRYHCDLVGNLTALDDPTGTISCGYDAANRVTSLTDQGRKITSYGYDNADHRTSATLPGGTTETTGVDASGRQTAITVKNTAGTVLLSSTDRYTRTDGSDTGSIQSHTDAAGTSAYTYDGFGRLTQAGAATTATTSPATSPPATGTPTPSTTPTR, via the coding sequence GTGAGCACCGCCACCGGCACCGGGCTGGCCGCCTACGGCTACGACACGCTGGGCAACCGCACCACCGCCCAAACCATGCTGGCCACCTTCACCAACAGCTACAACTGTCGCCTGCTCACCCAGGTCATCCGAACCGCCGGCGCCTCCCCGCAGAACACTCGATACCACTGCGACCTGGTTGGTAACCTCACCGCCCTGGACGACCCGACTGGCACCATCTCCTGCGGCTACGACGCGGCCAACCGGGTGACCAGCCTCACCGACCAGGGCCGCAAGATAACCAGCTACGGCTACGACAACGCCGACCACCGCACCTCCGCCACCCTGCCCGGCGGCACCACCGAAACCACCGGCGTCGACGCCAGCGGCCGGCAGACCGCGATCACGGTGAAGAACACCGCCGGCACAGTGCTGCTCTCGAGCACCGACCGCTACACCCGCACCGACGGCAGCGACACCGGCTCGATCCAGTCCCACACCGACGCCGCCGGCACCAGCGCCTACACCTACGACGGGTTCGGCCGCCTGACCCAGGCCGGGGCCGCAACTACAGCTACGACCTCGCCGGCAACATCACCGCCGGCGACGGGCACACCTACACCGTCAACAACGCCGACCAGATGA